The following proteins are co-located in the Pseudomonas sp. DY-1 genome:
- a CDS encoding GH36-type glycosyl hydrolase domain-containing protein → MDIFRTLASLRIPRFNTRLLRWRTAFRNFEYEPDLRSDLFSAEQMEQHGPALAGMHRLSPNRTPDGLLQRLADNEVTLASSCRILTAASLSSRRITPAGEWLLDNHYLIEEQIRTARKHLPKGYCHELPHLASGDSKGLPRVYDIALQTISHGDGRVDCGSLGHFVNAYQNVTPLKLGELWAIPIMLRLALIENLRRVAARVMANWGDRNLADDWADRLAEIAEQDPKSVVLTVADMARTDPPMTSSFVAELARRLQGQSAALALPLSWIEQHLAETGLSIERLVSSDAQQQAADQVAISNSIASLRLLSATDWRDFVEDMSHVEQALRQDPAGIYETMEFATRDLYRHAVEHLAKHCASPETTVARRALELAGGAAAGGITGHVGYYLIDKGRIELERRLSVKPTLRERWERLLQSAPLLFYLAPVTLLSLGLTWPFILWAQASGLPTFAITLLALAAAVMASRLAISLVNWLVTLTVAPHQLPRLDYRKGIPAEARTLVVVPTLIGCAADIDELCEGLEVRFLANRDPHLHFGLLSDFLDASTEVREQDAELQALAQERIEALNRKYPDAAEDRFFLFHRARRWNPAEASWMGFERKRGKISELNAVLRGNGLERFALIVGEIDILQQVNYVITLDTDTQLPRDAARQFIGTLAHPLNRARFDTEGKCITGGYAILQPRVGISLPSTARSAYARLLGSDAGVDPYTRAVSDVYQDLFQQGSFIGKGIYAVDAFEHALCGHFPDNRILSHDLIEGCFARSGLLSDVQLYEEFPSRYSSDVKRHHRWIRGDWQLLPWTLPWSPDARGGYERNRLSALARWKIADNMRRSLEPAAFLCMFLAGWLLMAQPVAWTLAVLAVSMLTPLLASLLDLLRKPHDMSLRQHLSATLRGASQHFARALLTLACLPHEAHYSLDAILRTLWRMYFSKKQLLQWSPSREVERTSTNQLGGLYRMMWTGPALTLLLAVLLAMTPLALAAAAPLLLLWLASPAIAWWLSRPALPRRFVPAPGELRFLRNLARQTWAFFDQLVGPADNWLPPDNLQEHPSTTIAHRTSPTNIGVAILANLAAYDFGYLSAERLLQRCELTLASMAKLERHRRHFYNWYDTQTLQPLAPQYVSTVDSGNLAGMLLTLAPGLLALADDSPFRTEQLRGLEDTLDVLETACTDDRNTRASLRRFRGTLEAMLDEPPESLAAAFEFLQVLRDRADELATASDAAPDSDTAFWVAALHAQCVDQHDQLRLCLLPNVDDSAASVDFPPMPSWRQLALLDAGQWPEAMREPILAVRRHAAARIENAERLAEAAANLAMMDFGFLYDIQRNLFCIGYNVDERRLDSSYYDLLASEARLSTFVAIAHGQLPQASWFSLGRLLTSTRGVPVLLSWSGSMFEYLMPLLVMPRYEGTLLDQTCCAAVARQVEYGQQLGIPWGVSESGYNTLDAHFNYQYRAFGVPGLGLKRGLGDDRVVAPYATTLALLVAPELACRNLQALAAQGLAGRYGLYEAIDFTPARLPRGQNSAVVRSYMAHHQGMSLLALVSLLRDRPMQKRFESNPQFQASALLLQERVPRSAQEFLYTADFQTSSTATRPVENRLRIYADPGRRHPAVQLLSNGRYHVMISSAGGGYSRCRELAVTRWHEDATCDDWGMFCYLRDLASGDFWSSTHQPTLKKPDQHEAIFSDARAEFRVRHRDFDAHSEIVVSPEDDIELRRITLTNRARTRRSIELTSYAEVVLAPPMSDALHRAFSNLFVQTELCTPLQAILCTRRPRSDKEQVPWFCHLLAVHGADIDAISYETDRARFIGRGRDLVNPAAMDAGRETLGNTSGSVLDPIVAIRCSITLDAGQAATIDLVSGISDSRDGCLQLIDKYRDRHLADRVFDLAWTHCQVLLRQLNASHADAWLYEQMAASILYANSALRPKNGALTGNQRNQSGLWGQAISGDLPIVLVQITDAANIEMVRQLVQAHAYWRLKGLAVDLVIWNEDSAGYRQQLQDQIIGLITSGAEANLIDRPGGIFVRPAHQLSQEDRTLIKAVARVILSDTAGTLQDQVVRRQPRTYWPRFEPDLILPPVQPQESMSSAADPALCMANAYGGFSRDGNEYMLKLEPGVATPAPWVNVLANATFGTVISESGSAYTWHLNAHEFRLTPWHNDAVRDLSGEALYLRDDETGHYWSPTPLPRRGSGTYAIRHGFGYSCFEHREKGIESELWVYVALDAPVKYSLLKLRNLSGQPRKLSVTGYVEWVLGDLRDKTAMHLVTEVDSSTGALIARNPYSMEFPGRVAFFAMDPPSRSRTADRSEFIGRNGNLQAPAAMAQGQLLGHFGGGLDPCAALQAGIELAPGDSYELVFCLGAEQDIETATGLLRRALSSGAAHVALQQVREHWRETLGQIQVETADPAVDLMLNGWLLYQVIASRFLARSGYYQSGGAYGFRDQLQDSMAMLHTAPASGRQHLLLCAARQFEEGDVQHWWHPPMGRGVRTRCSDDYLWLPLAVSRYVELTGDQTVLDEQVGYLQGRELNAGEASYYDLPEHSTLQESLYQHCVRALERGMPRGAHGLPLMGDGDWNDGMNRVGELGRGESVWLGFFQHLVLERFANIAQERSDTDFAQRCHEQAAQLHASLEQHGWDGAWYRRAYFDDGSSLGSASNDECRIDAIAQSWSVLSGVAPPGRRYRAMESLLEHLVRRDSRLILLLAPPFDHSLPDPGYIKGYVPGVRENGGQYTHAAVWACMAFAEMGDSARAWELLEMINPVGHGIASHIETYKIEPYVLAADVYASTPHLGRGGWSWYTGAAGWMYRLILESLLGLRREGASLRFEPVLPADWRGYTLRYRFGSALYHINLVQTEGVPDGQQVSLDGEWLQDRRVPLLDDGRTHQVEIHCQPCGPAQPRSGREETMAKLPRREDGIP, encoded by the coding sequence ATGGACATCTTTCGTACCCTGGCATCGCTCCGAATCCCACGTTTCAACACGAGGCTCCTGCGCTGGCGAACGGCGTTTCGAAACTTCGAGTACGAACCCGACCTGCGCTCGGACCTGTTCAGCGCCGAGCAGATGGAGCAGCACGGCCCGGCCCTGGCCGGGATGCACCGACTGAGCCCGAATCGGACCCCGGATGGGTTGTTGCAGCGACTTGCCGATAACGAAGTAACCCTGGCCAGCAGCTGTCGGATCCTCACCGCGGCCTCACTGTCCAGCCGGCGTATCACCCCCGCCGGCGAATGGCTGCTGGACAATCATTACCTGATCGAAGAGCAGATCCGCACCGCCCGCAAGCACTTGCCCAAGGGCTACTGCCACGAGCTTCCTCACCTAGCCTCCGGCGATTCCAAGGGCTTGCCGAGGGTCTATGACATCGCCCTGCAAACCATTTCCCACGGAGATGGCAGGGTGGACTGTGGCAGCCTTGGTCACTTCGTCAATGCCTACCAGAACGTGACGCCGCTCAAACTTGGCGAACTCTGGGCCATTCCCATCATGCTGCGCCTGGCACTGATCGAAAACCTGCGCCGTGTGGCCGCGCGCGTCATGGCCAACTGGGGGGACCGCAACCTGGCCGATGACTGGGCTGACCGGCTGGCCGAGATTGCCGAGCAGGATCCGAAAAGCGTCGTGCTGACGGTGGCCGACATGGCGCGCACCGACCCACCCATGACCAGTTCCTTCGTCGCAGAACTCGCCCGACGCCTGCAGGGCCAGAGCGCAGCACTGGCCTTGCCCTTGAGCTGGATCGAACAGCACCTGGCCGAAACCGGACTGAGCATCGAGCGCCTCGTGTCATCCGATGCCCAGCAGCAGGCCGCCGACCAGGTGGCCATCAGCAACAGCATCGCCAGCCTGCGTCTGTTGTCGGCAACCGACTGGCGCGACTTCGTCGAAGACATGAGCCACGTCGAACAGGCCCTGCGACAGGACCCAGCCGGCATATACGAAACCATGGAATTCGCCACCCGGGACCTCTATCGACATGCAGTGGAGCACCTGGCGAAACACTGCGCGAGCCCGGAGACGACAGTGGCTCGCCGGGCCCTCGAGCTGGCCGGTGGTGCAGCAGCCGGAGGGATCACTGGCCACGTCGGCTATTACCTGATCGACAAGGGGCGGATTGAACTCGAGCGACGCCTGTCCGTGAAGCCGACACTGCGGGAACGCTGGGAGCGCCTGCTACAAAGCGCACCGCTGCTCTTCTATCTGGCTCCGGTGACGCTGCTGTCACTGGGCCTGACCTGGCCCTTCATACTCTGGGCGCAAGCCAGCGGGCTGCCCACCTTCGCCATTACCCTGCTGGCACTGGCAGCTGCCGTGATGGCGAGCCGACTGGCGATCAGCCTGGTGAACTGGCTGGTCACCCTCACCGTGGCTCCGCACCAACTGCCGCGCCTGGACTATCGCAAGGGCATCCCTGCCGAGGCGCGAACCCTGGTGGTGGTGCCGACCCTGATCGGCTGCGCTGCGGACATCGACGAACTCTGCGAAGGCCTCGAGGTACGGTTCCTCGCCAACCGCGACCCCCATCTGCATTTCGGCCTGTTGAGCGACTTCCTGGACGCCAGCACCGAGGTCCGCGAACAGGACGCTGAGCTTCAGGCCCTGGCGCAGGAGCGCATCGAAGCACTGAACCGCAAGTACCCCGATGCAGCCGAGGACCGCTTCTTCCTCTTCCATCGAGCGCGTCGCTGGAACCCCGCCGAGGCCAGCTGGATGGGCTTCGAGCGCAAGCGTGGCAAGATTTCCGAGCTCAACGCCGTACTGCGCGGCAACGGCCTGGAGCGCTTCGCCTTGATCGTCGGCGAGATCGACATCCTGCAGCAGGTCAACTACGTCATCACCCTCGATACCGATACCCAGCTACCACGCGATGCGGCACGGCAGTTCATCGGCACCCTGGCTCACCCGCTCAACCGGGCGCGCTTCGATACAGAGGGAAAATGCATCACAGGTGGCTACGCCATCCTGCAACCACGGGTAGGCATCAGCCTGCCGAGCACCGCCCGCTCCGCCTATGCCCGGCTGCTCGGCAGCGATGCCGGGGTAGATCCGTATACCCGTGCCGTGTCGGACGTCTACCAGGACCTGTTCCAGCAGGGCTCGTTCATCGGCAAGGGCATCTATGCCGTGGATGCCTTCGAGCACGCGCTTTGCGGCCACTTTCCAGATAACCGCATCCTCAGTCATGACCTGATCGAGGGCTGCTTCGCCCGCTCCGGCTTGCTCAGTGACGTACAGCTCTACGAAGAATTCCCTTCTCGCTACAGCAGCGATGTGAAGCGCCACCACCGCTGGATTCGCGGCGACTGGCAACTCCTGCCCTGGACCCTGCCATGGTCGCCGGACGCACGGGGAGGCTACGAGCGCAACCGACTGAGCGCCCTGGCGCGCTGGAAAATTGCCGACAATATGCGCCGTAGCCTGGAACCTGCTGCATTTCTCTGCATGTTCCTGGCGGGCTGGCTGCTGATGGCCCAGCCCGTTGCCTGGACCCTGGCAGTACTGGCCGTCAGCATGCTCACGCCGCTGCTCGCCTCGCTGCTCGATCTCCTGAGAAAGCCCCACGACATGTCGCTGAGGCAGCATCTTTCCGCCACGCTGCGCGGCGCTTCCCAGCACTTTGCCCGGGCCCTGCTGACCCTCGCCTGCTTGCCCCATGAGGCGCACTACAGCCTCGACGCCATCCTCCGCACTCTGTGGCGCATGTACTTCAGCAAAAAGCAGCTGTTGCAGTGGAGCCCCTCACGGGAAGTGGAGAGAACCAGTACCAATCAACTGGGCGGCCTGTACCGGATGATGTGGACCGGCCCCGCACTGACCCTGCTGCTTGCAGTGCTTCTGGCGATGACGCCTTTGGCCTTGGCGGCCGCCGCGCCGCTGCTCCTGCTCTGGCTGGCGAGCCCGGCTATCGCCTGGTGGCTGAGCAGGCCTGCGCTCCCCAGGCGCTTTGTGCCGGCACCAGGCGAACTGCGCTTCCTGCGCAACCTCGCACGCCAGACCTGGGCCTTCTTCGACCAGCTTGTCGGCCCTGCGGACAACTGGCTTCCACCCGACAACCTCCAGGAACACCCCTCCACTACCATCGCCCATCGCACATCGCCAACCAACATTGGCGTGGCCATCCTGGCGAACCTCGCCGCCTATGACTTCGGTTACCTGAGTGCCGAGCGCCTGCTGCAGCGCTGCGAGCTGACACTGGCCAGCATGGCGAAACTCGAGCGCCATCGCCGGCACTTCTACAACTGGTATGACACCCAGACCCTCCAGCCCCTGGCACCGCAATATGTGTCGACCGTGGACAGCGGCAACCTGGCGGGCATGTTGCTGACCCTGGCCCCCGGACTTCTGGCGCTGGCCGACGACAGCCCGTTTCGCACTGAACAGCTGCGTGGCCTGGAAGACACCCTCGATGTACTGGAGACCGCCTGCACCGACGACCGTAACACCAGGGCCTCCTTGCGCAGGTTTCGCGGCACGCTGGAGGCCATGCTGGACGAGCCACCGGAATCGCTGGCGGCCGCATTCGAGTTCCTGCAGGTCCTGCGCGACCGCGCGGATGAGTTGGCAACAGCCAGCGATGCCGCCCCTGACAGCGATACCGCGTTCTGGGTAGCAGCCCTGCATGCGCAATGCGTGGACCAGCACGACCAGCTGCGCCTGTGCCTGTTGCCGAACGTCGACGACTCAGCCGCTTCGGTGGATTTCCCACCCATGCCTTCTTGGCGCCAGCTCGCCCTGCTCGATGCCGGGCAATGGCCGGAAGCGATGCGCGAGCCCATCCTGGCGGTGCGTCGACACGCCGCCGCACGGATCGAAAATGCCGAGCGCCTGGCCGAAGCAGCGGCAAACCTGGCCATGATGGATTTCGGGTTCCTCTATGACATCCAGCGCAACCTGTTCTGCATTGGCTACAACGTCGACGAACGCCGTCTCGACTCCAGCTACTACGACCTGCTTGCGTCTGAAGCGCGGCTGAGCACCTTCGTGGCGATTGCCCACGGCCAGTTGCCCCAGGCCAGTTGGTTCAGCCTCGGCCGCCTGCTCACCAGCACTCGAGGCGTACCGGTGCTGCTGTCCTGGTCGGGCTCGATGTTCGAATACCTGATGCCGTTGCTGGTGATGCCGAGATACGAAGGCACCCTGCTCGACCAGACGTGCTGCGCCGCCGTCGCCAGGCAGGTCGAGTACGGCCAGCAACTGGGAATCCCCTGGGGCGTATCGGAATCGGGCTACAACACGCTGGATGCACACTTCAATTACCAGTACCGGGCTTTCGGCGTACCAGGCTTGGGGCTGAAGCGTGGCCTCGGTGACGACCGGGTAGTGGCGCCCTACGCCACGACGCTCGCCCTGCTGGTCGCCCCCGAACTGGCCTGCCGCAACCTGCAGGCTCTGGCAGCACAGGGTCTGGCGGGCCGCTACGGCCTGTACGAAGCCATTGACTTCACCCCGGCGCGCCTGCCACGCGGACAAAACTCCGCAGTCGTGCGTTCGTACATGGCCCACCATCAGGGCATGAGCCTGCTGGCGCTGGTCAGCCTGCTACGGGATCGCCCCATGCAGAAGCGCTTCGAGTCCAACCCGCAGTTCCAGGCCAGCGCACTGTTACTGCAAGAGCGTGTCCCCAGGAGCGCACAGGAATTCCTATACACCGCCGATTTCCAAACCAGCAGCACCGCCACCCGGCCGGTCGAGAACAGGCTGCGAATCTATGCCGATCCGGGACGCCGCCACCCGGCCGTGCAATTGCTTTCCAACGGCCGCTACCACGTGATGATCAGCAGCGCCGGCGGCGGTTACAGCCGCTGCCGCGAATTGGCAGTGACGCGCTGGCACGAAGATGCCACCTGCGACGACTGGGGCATGTTCTGCTACCTGCGCGACTTAGCCAGCGGCGACTTCTGGTCCAGTACACACCAGCCAACGCTGAAGAAGCCGGACCAGCACGAAGCGATCTTCTCCGATGCCCGCGCGGAGTTCCGGGTTCGCCACCGTGACTTCGACGCCCACAGCGAGATCGTCGTCTCGCCGGAAGATGACATCGAGTTGCGCAGGATCACCTTGACCAACCGCGCCCGAACCCGGCGCAGCATCGAGCTCACCAGCTACGCCGAAGTGGTGCTCGCGCCCCCCATGAGCGATGCGCTACACCGCGCATTCAGCAACCTGTTCGTCCAGACCGAGCTGTGCACGCCCTTGCAGGCGATCCTCTGCACACGCCGGCCACGATCGGACAAGGAGCAGGTGCCCTGGTTCTGCCACCTGCTGGCGGTCCACGGTGCGGACATAGACGCTATTTCCTACGAGACCGACCGCGCCCGCTTCATCGGTCGTGGTCGCGATCTGGTCAATCCAGCCGCCATGGACGCCGGCCGGGAGACCCTCGGCAACACCTCCGGTTCCGTCCTCGACCCCATCGTCGCGATCCGCTGCAGCATCACCCTCGACGCTGGCCAGGCCGCCACCATCGACCTGGTCAGCGGCATCAGCGACAGCCGCGACGGATGCCTGCAACTGATCGACAAATACCGCGACCGCCACCTCGCCGACCGCGTGTTCGACCTCGCCTGGACCCACTGCCAGGTGCTGCTGCGCCAGCTCAATGCCTCCCATGCCGACGCCTGGCTGTACGAGCAGATGGCGGCCTCCATCCTTTACGCCAATAGCGCGCTGAGGCCGAAGAATGGCGCCCTGACGGGAAATCAGCGCAACCAGTCCGGCCTCTGGGGCCAGGCGATTTCGGGCGACCTGCCAATCGTGCTGGTACAGATCACCGATGCGGCCAACATCGAGATGGTGCGCCAGCTGGTCCAGGCCCATGCGTATTGGCGGCTGAAGGGCCTTGCCGTCGACCTGGTGATCTGGAACGAAGACAGTGCCGGCTACCGGCAGCAACTCCAGGACCAGATCATTGGGCTGATCACCTCCGGCGCCGAAGCCAACCTGATCGACCGTCCGGGCGGAATCTTCGTGCGTCCGGCACACCAGCTCTCGCAGGAAGATCGCACCCTGATCAAGGCCGTCGCACGCGTCATTCTCAGCGACACCGCCGGCACTCTGCAGGACCAGGTCGTGCGTCGACAGCCCAGGACCTACTGGCCACGCTTCGAGCCGGACCTCATCCTGCCGCCCGTGCAGCCCCAGGAATCGATGAGCAGCGCAGCCGACCCGGCGTTGTGCATGGCTAACGCCTATGGCGGTTTCAGTCGCGACGGCAACGAGTACATGCTGAAGCTGGAACCCGGTGTCGCCACCCCGGCCCCCTGGGTCAACGTGCTGGCGAACGCCACGTTCGGTACCGTCATCTCGGAGAGTGGCAGTGCCTATACCTGGCACCTGAACGCCCACGAGTTCCGCCTGACACCCTGGCATAACGATGCCGTGCGTGACCTCAGCGGCGAGGCCCTGTACCTGCGGGACGATGAGACCGGGCACTACTGGTCACCCACGCCCCTGCCCAGGCGCGGCAGCGGCACCTACGCAATACGCCACGGGTTTGGCTACAGCTGCTTCGAGCACCGTGAAAAAGGCATTGAGAGCGAACTCTGGGTCTACGTGGCGCTCGACGCGCCGGTCAAGTACTCCCTGCTGAAACTCCGCAACCTGTCCGGTCAGCCACGCAAACTCTCCGTCACCGGTTATGTCGAATGGGTACTCGGGGATCTGCGGGACAAGACCGCCATGCACCTGGTCACCGAAGTCGACAGCAGCACCGGCGCGCTGATCGCGCGCAATCCCTATTCGATGGAGTTCCCGGGACGGGTCGCCTTCTTCGCGATGGACCCGCCGAGCCGGAGCCGTACCGCCGACCGCAGCGAGTTCATCGGCCGCAACGGCAACCTCCAGGCACCCGCGGCGATGGCGCAAGGGCAACTCCTCGGGCACTTTGGTGGCGGCCTCGACCCCTGCGCAGCCCTCCAGGCGGGCATCGAACTGGCCCCCGGAGACTCATACGAGCTGGTGTTCTGCCTGGGTGCCGAGCAGGACATCGAGACCGCTACCGGCCTGCTGCGCAGAGCCCTCAGTTCGGGAGCGGCCCATGTGGCCTTGCAGCAAGTACGCGAGCACTGGCGCGAAACCCTGGGGCAAATACAGGTTGAAACGGCCGACCCTGCCGTAGACCTGATGCTCAATGGCTGGCTGCTGTACCAGGTCATCGCCTCTCGCTTCCTCGCCCGCAGCGGCTATTACCAGTCCGGCGGTGCCTATGGCTTCCGAGACCAGTTGCAGGACAGCATGGCCATGCTGCATACCGCCCCGGCCAGTGGCCGCCAGCACCTGCTGCTCTGCGCAGCCCGTCAGTTCGAGGAGGGCGATGTCCAGCACTGGTGGCACCCACCGATGGGACGCGGCGTCAGAACGCGCTGCTCGGACGACTACCTGTGGCTACCCCTGGCCGTAAGCCGCTATGTAGAGCTGACCGGCGACCAGACTGTGCTCGATGAACAGGTGGGTTATCTCCAGGGTCGCGAACTGAATGCCGGCGAGGCGTCCTACTACGACCTGCCGGAACATTCGACGCTACAGGAAAGCCTCTACCAGCATTGCGTGCGAGCGCTGGAGCGCGGAATGCCGCGAGGCGCCCATGGCCTGCCGTTGATGGGTGACGGCGACTGGAACGATGGCATGAACCGTGTCGGTGAACTGGGGCGGGGCGAAAGCGTCTGGCTAGGATTCTTCCAGCACCTGGTACTTGAGCGGTTCGCGAACATCGCGCAGGAGCGCAGCGATACCGACTTCGCCCAACGTTGCCACGAACAGGCCGCGCAGCTGCATGCAAGCCTGGAGCAACACGGATGGGATGGGGCCTGGTATCGAAGGGCCTACTTCGACGACGGCTCGTCGCTCGGTTCGGCCAGCAATGACGAATGCCGCATCGATGCCATTGCCCAGAGTTGGTCGGTGCTTTCCGGCGTGGCACCTCCCGGGCGACGGTACCGGGCGATGGAGTCGCTCCTCGAACATCTGGTACGACGTGACTCCCGCCTGATCCTGCTGCTTGCACCACCCTTTGATCACTCTCTGCCCGACCCTGGATACATCAAGGGCTACGTCCCCGGCGTGCGCGAGAACGGTGGCCAGTACACCCATGCCGCGGTGTGGGCGTGCATGGCCTTCGCCGAGATGGGCGACAGCGCGCGCGCCTGGGAACTGCTGGAGATGATCAACCCGGTCGGCCATGGCATCGCAAGCCATATCGAGACATACAAGATCGAACCCTATGTGCTGGCCGCCGATGTCTACGCCAGCACCCCACACCTGGGGCGTGGCGGGTGGAGCTGGTACACCGGTGCGGCCGGCTGGATGTACCGCCTCATCCTCGAGTCGTTGCTAGGCCTGCGACGCGAGGGCGCAAGCCTGCGCTTCGAACCCGTGCTGCCGGCCGATTGGCGCGGCTACACATTGCGCTACCGCTTCGGTTCCGCGCTGTACCACATCAACCTGGTTCAGACCGAAGGCGTGCCGGACGGCCAGCAGGTCAGCCTCGATGGTGAATGGCTCCAGGATCGCCGTGTCCCGCTGCTGGACGATGGCCGGACCCACCAGGTCGAAATCCACTGCCAACCCTGCGGACCCGCGCAGCCGCGAAGCGGGCGCGAAGAGACGATGGCGAAGCTGCCGCGGCGCGAGGATGGCATCCCCTGA
- a CDS encoding CsbD family protein, whose product MSRLLADIIKSKWRELVGTARILWDELTVAELINSEGDAQKLANLIEERYEMTHEEAEKQVLSFFERSRTL is encoded by the coding sequence ATGAGCAGGCTCCTTGCAGACATCATCAAGAGCAAATGGCGAGAGCTGGTGGGTACCGCCAGGATCCTCTGGGACGAGCTGACCGTGGCCGAGCTGATCAACTCCGAAGGGGATGCACAAAAGCTGGCGAACCTGATCGAGGAACGCTACGAGATGACCCATGAAGAGGCTGAAAAACAAGTGCTCAGCTTCTTCGAGAGAAGCCGCACCCTGTAG